A region from the Streptosporangium sp. NBC_01756 genome encodes:
- a CDS encoding cytochrome P450: MSTDMAAEAIRQVRTVPVHRALPRLAKDPVNALAEFGREAGGEIVRLDLGPFRPYLVTHPEHVQQVLRSEWTNYRREGMFWRPLRRILGASVLDDGLPWESSRKILQPLFTARYVATLAEEMAKTIAVRVEELGEYARTGRPVDAAEEMSGIVSRTVIRVLFGDRMTREDGERLTPAYDLAANSINFRLLMPFMPYNIRIPGDRAFMSAVRTVDDVVFPVIRQARVDPGDSVDVISVLCRSTGGDGGAMDDRQIRDALVSVYGAASESTAMTMAWLWLTLDAHPEVAARLQAEVDSVVGSGPATPEHVPRLRYTRMVLQELLRLYPAGWLFPRMVMEDGEVGGVRIKAGSEVLITPYATHRLDEFWERPMEFDPERFAPEKQERRHKYAYFPFGGGPHQCLGQHLFYVQAPLIIAAILSRFRLTVRTPGPFVPSPAASLRLKKKIELDVSFADHARGGTR, from the coding sequence ATGTCGACCGATATGGCCGCCGAGGCGATCCGGCAGGTCAGAACCGTTCCCGTCCATCGGGCGCTGCCCCGCCTGGCGAAGGATCCGGTGAACGCGCTCGCCGAGTTCGGCAGGGAGGCGGGCGGCGAGATCGTCCGCCTGGACCTGGGCCCCTTCCGGCCTTATCTGGTCACCCATCCCGAGCACGTCCAGCAGGTATTGCGCTCCGAGTGGACGAACTACCGGCGCGAGGGCATGTTCTGGCGCCCCCTGCGACGCATTCTCGGGGCCAGCGTCCTCGATGACGGCCTGCCCTGGGAGAGCAGTCGCAAAATCCTGCAGCCTCTGTTCACCGCCCGGTACGTTGCCACGCTCGCCGAGGAGATGGCGAAAACGATCGCGGTGCGCGTCGAGGAGCTGGGTGAGTACGCCCGAACGGGACGGCCCGTCGACGCCGCCGAGGAGATGTCCGGCATCGTCAGCCGCACCGTCATCCGGGTGCTGTTCGGGGACAGGATGACCCGGGAGGACGGGGAACGCCTCACGCCCGCCTACGACCTGGCGGCCAACTCGATCAACTTCCGGCTGCTCATGCCGTTCATGCCGTACAACATCCGGATCCCCGGTGACCGGGCTTTCATGTCGGCGGTCAGGACGGTCGACGACGTGGTGTTCCCGGTGATCCGCCAGGCGCGGGTCGACCCCGGCGACAGCGTCGACGTCATCTCCGTGCTCTGCCGGTCCACCGGCGGCGACGGCGGCGCGATGGACGACCGGCAGATCCGCGACGCCCTGGTCAGCGTGTACGGCGCGGCCTCGGAGTCCACCGCGATGACCATGGCCTGGCTGTGGCTGACGCTGGACGCCCACCCGGAGGTGGCGGCCCGGCTGCAGGCGGAGGTCGACAGCGTGGTCGGCTCCGGACCGGCCACGCCCGAGCACGTTCCCCGGCTCCGCTACACCCGCATGGTCCTGCAGGAACTCCTGCGCCTGTACCCGGCGGGCTGGCTCTTCCCCCGGATGGTGATGGAGGACGGCGAGGTCGGCGGCGTGCGGATCAAGGCCGGGTCGGAGGTGCTGATCACCCCCTACGCCACCCACCGGCTGGACGAGTTCTGGGAGCGCCCAATGGAGTTCGACCCGGAGCGGTTCGCTCCGGAGAAGCAGGAGCGCAGGCACAAGTACGCCTACTTCCCCTTCGGCGGCGGCCCCCACCAATGCCTCGGACAGCACCTTTTCTACGTCCAGGCGCCGCTCATCATCGCGGCCATCCTGAGCCGGTTCCGCCTGACGGTGCGCACTCCGGGGCCGTTCGTCCCGTCCCCGGCCGCTTCGCTCCGCCTCAAGAAGAAAATCGAACTGGACGTCTCCTTCGCCGACCACGCCCGGGGTGGGACCCGGTGA
- a CDS encoding terpene synthase family protein, with protein sequence MTPRTDLAAWPPATASGTVCAVAGQSQRHMREWAAAYPDLFSAKPFDAALYSTLSLAMAFSGPWFTAEQLRMANKVCLWAFGLDWLVDYVATSRSEVDDIARRCMEVAEGAPPVPGDDLTRLLADIRDELAASPAFPALGHLWRAELRSMLEAMLLEWRWKGEKVTPSFEEYLGNADNLGFCFAFTSHWLHTTNPDAVADLDLVRKAASAVQRVIRLLNDLGTYERDVTWGDLNALLLDVSRAEVEQRVAELAARSRELIAPLRTDHPELAGYLERQMDFCAGFYRVADYWGTL encoded by the coding sequence GTGACCCCTCGCACCGATCTCGCCGCATGGCCGCCGGCCACGGCCAGCGGAACCGTCTGTGCCGTGGCCGGGCAGTCCCAGCGCCACATGCGCGAATGGGCGGCGGCCTACCCGGACCTGTTCTCGGCCAAGCCGTTCGACGCGGCCCTCTACAGCACGCTGTCGCTCGCCATGGCGTTCAGCGGGCCGTGGTTCACCGCCGAGCAGCTCCGGATGGCGAACAAGGTCTGCCTGTGGGCGTTCGGCCTGGACTGGCTCGTCGACTACGTGGCCACCTCCCGGTCCGAGGTGGACGACATCGCACGGCGATGCATGGAGGTGGCCGAGGGCGCTCCACCGGTCCCCGGCGACGACCTCACCCGCCTGCTCGCCGACATCCGCGACGAACTCGCCGCGTCTCCCGCTTTCCCGGCGCTCGGGCACCTCTGGCGTGCGGAACTGCGGTCGATGCTGGAGGCGATGCTGCTGGAGTGGCGGTGGAAGGGGGAGAAGGTCACGCCGAGCTTCGAAGAGTATCTCGGCAACGCCGACAACCTCGGTTTCTGCTTCGCCTTCACCTCCCACTGGCTGCACACCACGAACCCGGACGCCGTCGCCGACCTCGACCTGGTCCGGAAGGCCGCCTCGGCGGTGCAGCGGGTCATCCGCCTCCTCAACGACCTGGGCACCTACGAGCGCGACGTGACCTGGGGCGACCTCAACGCCCTGCTGCTGGACGTCTCCCGCGCCGAGGTCGAGCAGCGGGTCGCCGAGCTCGCCGCCCGGAGCCGGGAGCTGATCGCCCCCTTGCGGACCGACCATCCCGAGCTGGCCGGCTACCTGGAACGGCAGATGGACTTCTGCGCGGGCTTCTACCGCGTGGCCGACTACTGGGGCACCCTGTGA